The genomic stretch CAGGAGAAAGGATGAATAAATGTGCGATCAGCAGCATGGTGGCTCTTCTGCTCATGATGTCTGCGATCCCAATAATAGCAGGAACTTTGGATGAAGTGAAAAAGCGTGGTACATTGGCTTGCGGAGTATCTACAGGTCTGCCCGGTTTTTCTGCAACCGATGAGAAGGGTCATTGGAAAGGATTGGATGTTGATGGCTGTCGTGCCATCGCTGCTGCTATTTTTGGTGATGCAAGTAAGGTCAAATATGCCCCTCTGAATGCCAAAGAACGTTTTACCGCCTTACAGTCCGGTGAAATCGACGTTCTTGTGCGCGGAACTACCTGGACCAAGCATCGCGATACAGCACTTGGTTTGAATTTTGCCGGAGTCAATTATTACGACGGGCAAGGTTTTATGGTGTCCAAGAAGCTTGGAATCAAATCAGCAAAAGAGCTTGACGGAGCGATTTTCTGTATTCATGCCGGAACGACCAGTGAGCTGAATTTAGCAGATTATTTTGCCAAAAATAGTATGAAATACCAGGCAATAGTCTTCGATACCCATGATCAGGCTGCCAAAGGATTTGAAGCAGGGCGCTGTGATTGCCTGACCGCTGATCAGTCGCAATTATATGCCCTGCGTACCCATCTGAGTAAACCGTATGATTCTGTTATTCTGAAGGATATTATCTCCAAGGAACCGCTGGGGCCGGTTGTCCGTCAAGGAGATGATGCCTGGTTCAATGTGGTGCGCTGGTCCTTTTTCGCTATGCTCAATGCTGATGAGCTGGGGGTCACATCTGCCAATGTCGATGCGATGAGAAAGAGGTCTGTTAATCCTGCTATTCGACGTCTGGTGGGGCTGGACGGTGATAAGGGGCAGAGCTTGGGACTGCCCGACGACTGGAGCTACCAGATTATTAAACAGGTAGGTAATTATGCCGAGAGCTTTAGGCGTAATGTGGGCAGAGGGTCCTCCTTGAAAATTGAACGCGGACTGAATGCCTTATGGAAAGACGGGGGGCTTCAGTATGCTCCGCCTATGCGTTGACGGTGATGAGTAGATCGGAAGCCATAACCAAATGGTGGAATCAGGGCCGGAATAGGGTCTTGCTTTTTCAGGTTCTCCTGATACTGGGTACGGTTCTGTTTTTTTTTCTGATAGGTGCAAATGCTCTGAGCAACCTGGAGAAGCAAGGAATAACCAGCGGTTTTTCTTTCCTCTCCCAGAAAGCTGGGTTCGGGATCATCCAGACCCTGATTTCTTATGACGAATCAAGTACCTATGGTCGAACCTTTCTGGTCGGCTTGCTCAACACCATCCTGATTTCTGTCTTAGGGATTATCTGTGCGACCGTCCTTGGTTTTCTCGTCGGCATTGCAAGGTTGTCCACTAACTGGCTGATTGCCAAATTAGCTGCGATCTATATTGAAATTTTTCGAAACCTTCCTCTGCTCCTGCAGGTTTTTTTCTGGTATTTTGCTGTCCTTCGTTCGTTACCCCTCCCCCGTAACAGCTTACAGATGGGCGATTGGTTTTTTCTCAATATTCGAGGGATATATATTCCACGCCCCGTTCCTGAGCAGGGATTTGTTCTCTTGGGTATAATCTTTTTATTGAGTATCGCTGGGGTTTGTGCGCTGAAAATATGGGCTCGAAAACATCAGGAGAAAACAGGAATAGAGTTACCTACTCTGCGAACCTCCTTGGCAATTGTCATCATTCCATCGACCATTACATGGTTTGCGACTGGCGGCCCTCTGCATTGGGAGCTTTCATCGCTACAAGGGTTTAATTTTAAAGGAGGACTGACTGTTATCCCAGAGCTTGCCGCCCTCCTCCTTGCCCTGACCGTGTATACGTCCAGCCTTATTGCTGAGATTGTCCGTTCCGGTATCTTGTCAGTCAACCATGCCCAGACTGAAGCGGCCCGAGCCTTGGGCTTACCGCAAAGGAAGATTCTTCGGCTGGTTATTATTCCACAGGCTCTGCGAGTTATGATCCCGCAAATGACCAGTCAGTATCTTAATCTGGTCAAAAATTCCTCCCTAGCCACAGCCATCGGGTATCCAGATTTGGTCTCGGTTTTTGCCGGGACGAGCCTGAACCAGACCGGGCAGGCTATTGAGATCATTGCCATGACCATGGCTGTCTATCTGACTATTAATTTGACTATCTCTTGGTTAATGAATCGGTATAATGCGCGAACCTTATTACAGGAGCAGTAACTGGATAATGTTATGACAAGAGCGCACACTCCACATTCTGATTTACCGCCACCGTTGACCAGCGTTGGTGTTGTGGGCTGGTTGCGGCGGAACCTGTTTTCAACACCGCTGAACACACTGTTCACCTTGGGGGCCTTTTACCTGCTCTACCGCTTGATGCCGCCCATGGTCAACTGGGCTCTGCTTGATGCTGATTGGACTGGAACCGGTCGAGAGGCTTGCTCCGGTGACGGGGCTTGCTGGGTCTTTGTTCGGCTGCGTTTTATTCATTTCATGGTCGGGTTTTATCCAGAGGACCAACTGTGGCGACCTGTTGCGGCTTTCGGGATGGCGGGGTTGCTTCTTCTGTATCTCCTGCTGAACGGTCTGCCGTATAAGGGCTGGGTTGCTGGATTCACCCTTCTTGGTTCTCCCTTTATAGCCTTTTTTCTCTTTTACGGCGGGCTGTTCGGGCTACCTGTAGTGGAGACCCATCAATGGGGCGGGTTGATGCTCACCCTGATTCTCTCAACAGTGGGGATGTTGCTTGCCCTACCGTTTGGTACGTTACTGGCGTTAGGGCGACGCTCCTCAATGCCCGTGGCCAGGACACTCAGTGTGGTGTTTATCGAACTTTGGCGCGGTGTCCCATTAATCACCGTCCTCTTTATGTCCTCGGTGCTGCTCCCCTTATTTATGCCGGATGGGATCCGGCTGGATAAGCTGTTACGCGCTTTGATAGGTATATCCCTGTTTCAGTCAGCCTATATGGCGGAGGTTATCCGCAGTGGGCTTCAGGCTGTTCCCAAGGGGCAATATGAGGCCGCAGATGCCTTGGGCCTGTCCTATTGGAAGGCCATGCTGCTGATTGTTCTGCCTCAGGCTTTCAAAACCGTCATTCCTGGCATAGTGAATACCTTTATTGAGCTTTTTAAAGACACCACCCTCGTACTTATCATCGGCCTCTTTGATCTCTTAGCCACGGTCCAAGGCTCCTTTACGGACAGCAAATGGCTGGGATTCACCGCAGAAGGCTATATCTTTGCCGGGCTGATCTATTGGCTGTTTTGTTTTTCTATGTCCAGATACAGTCATCATCTGGAAAAGAAACTACATACCGGGTACTGAAAAACGACAAGATAGAGATCGGATAGAAAACGGTATTCTAACAAAGAAAATTTATGGGAAATACATCCGTACTACAAGCAGATCAAGGAAGCCCCATTGCTATTGCACTCGAAGGAGTGCATAAATGGTATGACGCCTTTCATGTCCTTAAGAATATTAACCTGACGGTTCAGCGGGGTGAGCGGATTATTATTTGCGGTCCCTCCGGTTGTGGAAAATCAACCCTTATCCGCTGTGTAAACAGGCTGGAAAAACATCAACGAGGGGTGATACGAGTAAACGGGACAGAGCTTGATGATGATCTTAAGCATATTGAGCAAGTACGTCGCAATATAGGTATGGTCTTTCAGCAGTTTAATCTGTTTCCACATCTGACGGTGCTGGAAAATTGCTGCCTGGCCCTGATTTGGGTTCTCAAAAAGCCCCGCGAAGAGGCTGAGGCCATTGCTCTGAATTATCTGGAACGGGTCAGGGTGGTTGATCAGGCCTTTAAACACCCAGGACATTTATCCGGCGGTCAGCAGCAGCGGGTGGCTATTGCCCGTTCTCTGTGTATGAATCCCAGTATTATGCTCTTTGATGAGCCAACCTCGGCTCTTGATCCGGAGATGATCAAAGAGGTGTTGGATGTTATGGTGGATTTGGCGCAGGAAGGCATGACCATGATCTGTGTCACCCATGAGATGGGATTTGCGCGAACCGTTGCTGATCGGGTTCTTTTTATGGATTCTGGTGAGATTATCGAGGAAAATGATCCTGAAAATTTCTTCTCCAATCCGCAGTCTGAGCGAACAAAGCTGTTTTTAGGGCAGATTTTATAAGAGGTACTATAGAGGTATTGTCCGGGAGAGGTTATGAAAGAATTTATGTTGATGGAGCCGACAAACCTCACCTTTCAAGAGTTGTTCAGTAACGGGATGCGGTACGCTGTCCCTCGATTTCAACGTGATTATGCCTGGGGTTTGGAGCAATGGGAGGATTTATGGTCCGATCTCAGTACCTTGCCTGATGAACGTTACCATTATATGGGCTATATCGTTCTTCAGAGGAAAGAGCAGTATCATTTCGAGGTCATTGATGGGCAGCAGCGCTTGGTAACGGCAACCCTGATTATCCTGGCGGCAATGAAACAAATTCAGGATTTGATTGATGCTGGTCAGGATCCAGAAAATAATAAAGAACGACTTGATGAGTTACGCAGCAGGTTTATCGGTTCCAAAGATATTGTTTCCTTGAAAGTGAGCAGTAAGCTCTCCTTAAATCGTAATAATAAACGTTTCTATCGAGCTGTCTGCTCTCAACTGGCAGCCCCCAATGTTCGCGGCCTTACCTCCACCAATAAGCTGGTAAAAAAATGTTTTGACTTCTTCTATAAACAAAAAATAGGAGCAGCAGGGCATGAAATCGCTGCCTTTGTTGAACAGGTCACCTCCGGCTTGATGTTCACTCGAATCGTTGTTCAGGATAATCTGAACGCCTATAAGGTTTTTGAAACTTTGAATGCTCGGGGTGTCCAGTTGTCCACCCCTGACCTGTTAAAGAATTATCTTTTTTCCGTGATCACTGGCAAGGATGACGTGCCGGATGAGCAATTAGATGAACTGGATGAGGACTGGTCCGCTATTGTGGATCAGCTGGGAGAAAATACGTTTACCGACTTCACCCGTTATCATCATAATTTTCAAAAAAGGCTTGTCACGAAAAAAGGGCTGTTCAAATCCATCAGAGAATTGGCTGACACACCGGAGCGCTCGTACTCCTATGTGCGTTCATTAGCCGAATTCGCCCCTGTATACGCTTCGTTACTCAGCCCTTATGACGAGTGGTGGGCCTTGCAGGGTGGTGAGTATCGACCGGCGCGTCATTACCTGGAAGGACTGAAACTGTTTAATATTAAACAGCCCTTCACCATTCTGATGGCGGCCTTTAAGGCCTTTTCCCCTGATGAATTCATTAAGCTGCTCCGCTATATCTATGTCCTTTCCATTCGCTATAACGTCATTTGTCGTCATTCGCCCAATGAGCAGGAACGAAGCTATAATCGAATTGCGATGCGGGTGTTTCATAAGGAATTCACGCGGGCAAGTCATGTGAAGAACTCTGAGGAGTTCAGAGCCTTGTATCCTGAAGACAGCAGTTTTATAAATGCCTTCGAGTTTTATAAGATGCCTAGCAGAAGATCCTCGAAAAAGATCAGATTTCTGTTGGCGGAGATTGAGCGGTCTCTGGGGCATGAGGTGGATTACACGAAGACAAGTCTTGAGCATGTCTGTCCGTATAATCCTGATCAAGGTTGGTATGAGCATTTTGGTCAAGGAGCCAATGAGATAGCTGATCGTCTCGGTAATATGGTTCTTTTGGAAAAAGATGATCTGAAAAGGAGCAACTTTCTCCAGAAGAAGGAATCGTATCTTCTCACTTCATTTCGCTTGGCGCATAAGGTTGCGGAATATGAGGAGTGGAGCCTGAAGAATGTTAATTTGTTCCAGGAATGGCTTGCCTGTCAGGCTGTCAATACATGGAGAGTTGATTGATAACCACAAGGCATCAAGGCGAGTTTCTCACTCCTTAAGCTTAACATACAACTCCCCATCCCGAACCTGAATACTCTCTACACCCTCTCCCAAGCTCTGCCAGAACCCCGGTTCACCGCCGAACTCCTGCATAAGATCAATATTTTTTAAGCCACCCAGCCATGCATTGGGAATCGGCACGCCCATCACGGAAACCCCTTTGAGGACGACCACCGGTTTGTTGTCGCGATAGGCCAGTTCAGCACCGGCCCGCACCCGGAGGGTTTTACCGCCCATGATCGGAAAATCAGGATCAACCGGGATCAGCAAGCGCAGGCTCACCAGGTCGGCAGCCAGGTCCACAGCCATTTTTTCCGCCAGATCAGTATTATTCGCTAAGAGTCCGTTAAGCTCTCGTTCCGTAAAGGTGATTTCCCGATTTGCTCCCTCTTCGAAATAGGCTTCTGGTTTTAAGGCACCCTGCTCATCGTAATCATCCGGCTGAGGAGTGTAGGAGCGTGCTCGTGACTGTGGTGACCGAGTATTTGCTGGGCCAGCTCCGTTTCTGTCGTGAGAAGGAGCTGAGCCTGCAACGCCATCGAACTGGCTGAGCTTTTGCTCTAGTTGTTGTTCTTCCTGCTGGCTCAGCTCCACCGGGGTGAACGGGGAGGGGAAAAGCCAGGTCTTGATCGCAAAGACGGTGAGCAGGGCAGTCAGAACCATTGCTCCTGCAACGATACATAGCACTTGTTTCAGGGAAACGCCTTTTTTGGTCATTACCTGTTCTATCATGATATTTTCTCCAGCTGGGCTGTTTTCTTAAAGCTTATTGAGTATCAGGATCTACTGAACATCAACAATATGCACGGCACAGTAGAGCTCCTGGCCTGCTAAGGGATGGTTGAAGTCCACGAGAACCGTGCTCTCCTTCACCTCCATAACCTTGCCGTTGATGGTTTGTCCTTTTGGGCCGTTGGCATGGATGAGTGTTTCCGGAACAAGTGAATCCGGTGGCAGATCAGTTTTCGGAATCTCAAGCAGGGCCTCTGGGTCGTGCGCACCAAAGGCTTGGTCGATCGGCAGAATGATATCCTTTTTCGTGCCTTTTTCCAAGCCTGCTACTGCCTGCTCCAGGCCGTCGATAATTTCTCCTGTTCCCTGGATATAGGTGACAGGCTCGTCGTCCGTGGTGGTTTCGATGACATCGCCGTTTTTCAGGCTCAGGGTGTAGTCAATAATAACGGTTTTTCCATCTACTATTTTCATAATACTTTTCTGGTGGTTCTGGTTTTGGTGTTGTTGCGAAGTTCAGGAGCTATCCCCTGCTTGCGGTGTAAGTTATACATTGCTTTTGTTATGTGCTCGTATCATTTACTGACCGTGCCGATCAGCGGTATTCCGTTGGCTCCGGACGGAATATAGACCGTGGTATGGTTGGGTGACGAGGCCATTTTTAATTGGGCCTGAATGGCCTCGTGTTGCAGGTAATTCTGGGTCAGGGTCGTATTGATAATCTTCTGCGCTTCAGCAATGCCCTTGGCCTCTTCGATGCGGATTTCAGCATCTTTTTTGGCTATTTCCCGTTGGGTCTCTTTTTCATCAAGGAGCTGCTGGGCAGCCAGTTTTTTTTCAACGGCCAGGGTAACCACTGGGGGGTAATCAATATTTCCGACCACGCTGGAGACCAGGATAAAGGGTGTTCCCTTGAGGTATTCTTGAAGATCAGTTGCCACTGCCGCAGCTATTTCTTTTCTTTTTTCTTTGATCTCGCGGCTCTTGAGATATTGAACATGCTTACGGACCATTGCCCTGAGTGGCTCTTTGATATAGCGGTCGTAAAAGGCCTCGCCAGCGTAGCTCTCCACAACTGTCCTGATTGTTTCTGGTTTCACTTTAATGATCGACTGAAAGCGGAAGGAGATGTTCAACTCATCCTTGGCAAGGATCTTGAATGTTTCTGGATAGGTTTTGGGACGAAAATCAACATTCATAACCTCGTTCCTCCATAATGATATACCGTAATTGGAAGGGCCTTTGAGGTCACCGCGAAAGCCGCCTTTTCCGAACATTCTCGGCTGTTCGTAAACATAGCCTTCGTGTCCTGCCGGAGTGTTCGGGTTTGTGCCAAATATCCCCAGCAGAGCAAAGGATCCGACCGCAAAAATCGCAAGGAGGAAAAAGATTGATAAGCCTGCTTTTACCCCGTTCTGCTGTATTCCCTTTTTCATATTTCTCCCCTTGTAATAAGCAATTTATGCAGAAAATAAGTTTCTCGTTTTCAATACATATGTAGGGGCAGGCCCTTGTGCCTGCCCGGTACGCAAGGGCGAACGCAGGGATTCGCCCCTCCGGCGCTCGGTATAACGAGTAAGATATTTCTTATTAAATTCTTTACCGGATCAATGCGCAAAGCCTGTCGTATTGCCCTGTAATGGAGCGTGCCAGGGCGAATTGAATTCGAGCCCGGAAAAGATTTTGTTCCGGATAATTGACCTTAAAATAACAGTTATTGACGAGATAATCGCTATAAAAACGAAGGCCGAGCTCAAAGCTGATTAGCCAAATGCTGTTGACGAGGAGGCATTTATCCTCAGGAGTGAGCAGGTCAGCGGCCGTTGCCAGATACCCCTTTACAGTCGAGGCAAAAAAGTCAGCCCGAAAGAGAATATCCTCTGGATTATCCACTTCTTCTCCAAGGGGATTACAGCAGGAGCGGAGGCAGTCGCCGATATCATGGAGCAGGAGGCCGGGTCTCACTGTATCCAGATCAACAAGACTGATCACCCTCTTTGTATCTACGGAAAAAAGAAAATTGGCAACCTTGGGATCAGCATGGATAACTTGCTGGCGTACACTCTTCTGTTGGCGAGCCGTCTCCAAGAGAAAGGCGTCCTGTCGGTGGCGCTCAATAAAAACGCGACAATCTTCAGCTTCAGGATTAAGGGGAGCAGAAAGAACGCGCTCATACTGTGCAAGATAGCGGGGCGTGTTGTGAAATCCGGGCAAAGGGTCTGTGAGGGATTCCGGGGGCAGGGTGGCAAGGAGCTGGTGAAACAGGCCAAGGGTGGCACCTATCTCCTCGGCCTGGCCGGGCGTACTGATTGAATGCAGGGATCGGGTCTGGTCAATATGAGTAAGGAGACGCCAATAAGCACCCTTGCTGTCCTGGTAGCTTATTGCTCCGGCCTGATTACTGACAGGGCGGAAAAGGGTAAAATTGCGATTGCGCGGGTGGGGCAGCTGAGCATAGATATGCTCGGTTACCTTGCGCAGATTATCTTGAACCGCGATGGGGTCAGGAAAGACAGACGGATTCAGGTGCTGAAGGATATATTTCTTTCCAGTCTGGAGAGTGAGGCACCAAGTATCGTTGACAATCCCCCCTCCCAAAGACTCCAAGGCTGCAATTTCTTCGTGAGGAAGAAAAAAGGAGACTGCCTGTCCGCATACTCCGGTCAAGGATTCTCCTCCGTCTGTTTGGTTTGATAACGGGTGTATTTATCCGACCTCCCTTTGACCTGCTCCACCGGATATTTTTTATTGTTGATCTCCAGTTTTGTCTGCGCAGCTTCCAGGAGGTCAATATCCAGTCGTTCAGCCATGCGGACGAGATAGATGAGCACATCAGCCATTTCCATGGACACCGCCTCATGCTGCTCTTTATTCAGTGTGTCACTTTCTTGTCGACTCAGCCATTGGAAATGTTCCACCAGTTCAGCGGCCTCGACAATAAGGGCCATGGAGAGATTTTTGGGACTGTGAAATTGGTCCCAATCACGCTGTTCGGTAAATTTGCAGACCGCAGCGGTGAGCTCTGTCAGTGAATCAACCGAGGAGCCACTGGGAGAATCGACCGAAGAATCACCGGAAGAAGCAAAAGAAGGATCTGAAGACATAGAAACGGAACCGAGAAAGAAGAAACGCTCCCAAGCCGAAGCCTGGGAGCGCGTAAGGTATTCTGAATAAGTATACTGCTATTTTTTGAGCCGCAGCACCACGTATTTGCTGTACTCACCAGCGCGAATTCGCAGGAGGAGCTGATTCGGATCCTTCCCTTTTTTGACTGCTTTTTTCAGGTCGGCAACGCTATGAACCCGTACCCTGTTCACCTCTTCGATGAGCTGTCCCGCCTGAACGCCCACGCTGTCAGCAGGGCTATCTGGGGCAACCTGGGTGATAAGGATGCCTTGCTCTTCATCATAACCAAATTGTTTGGCAAGCTCAGGAGTCAGCTCCTGAAGGGTCAGGCCCATGTTGTCGAGGAGAGAGCTGTTGTTTTTTCTTAGGCGCATTCTGGTGGCCCGGCTGAAATCAGCCGGTTGCTCAGCGATGATAACGCGTATTTCTTTTTTTCTGCCCTCCCTGAAAACTTGCAGGGTCACCTTGCTGCCAGGAGTGGTCATGGCGATGCGATTACGTAGGTCCGTTACATCAAGCACCTTGTCGCCATTAAGGGACAGGAGGATATCGCCCTGTTGGATACCGGCTTTTTTTGCTGGTGATCCCTTGGTTACCTCGGCAATCAGAATGCCGTCCGCCTTGTTTACCCCAAAGGATTGGGCAAGATCTTCGTTCATGTCCTGAATGGCTAGGCCAAGCCAGCCGCGCGTCACTTTCCCGCTGCTGCGCAATTGTTCTTCAACAGACTTGGCCATGTTAATAGGGATGGCAAATCCGATTCCCATGGAACCGCCGTTGCGAGAGAAGATAGCCGTATTTATCCCCACCACCTTGCCGTGAATATTGAGCAGCGGACCACCTGAATTCCCCGGATTAATAGCGGCATCTGTCTGGATAAAATTTTCATAATCACTGATCCCCATTCTGGACCGTCCCTTGGCTGAAACCACGCCGACCGTGACTGTTTGGCTCAGTTCAAAGGGACTGCCAATGGCTATCACCCATTCGCCGACTTCCAACTTGCCTGAATCTCCCAAGGCCAGGGTTGGTAACTTTTTTCCGTTGATTTTAATAAGGGCGACGTCGGATTGAGGGTCTGTTCCTACGACTGACGCTGTGAATTCCCGTTTGTCAGACAGCCTGACTCTTATGGTGTCAGCGTTATCAACGACATGATTATTCGTTAAGATCAAGCCATCCTCGGAGATGATAAAGCCAGAGCCGGCTCCGTGCTGCTTGAACGGGCTTGGTTCCTGGCGAAAGCGATCAAATTTTTTCCCGAAAAAATGCTCGAAAAAGGGGTCATTGAACATGTCCAACTGGCCACGTCCGTCAAAGCTCTTGTTTGTTTTTTCCACCCCGATATAGACAACAGCAGGACCAGCTTTTCGGACAACAGAACTAAAGGCCTTGGCGGAACGATCCAGCATTGCAATATCATTTTCTAGATTTGCTGCTCCTGTCTGCGCTGCTAGCAGGAAAAAATAGAGCGCAAAAACCACCATCATGCTCAATCGTGGAATAACATGTTTCTGTTTCATTGTTCTTCACAACTCCATTCTCTTTGATATTATGGAAGATTTCAGGAAGGGCTTTTCAATTTTGCACGATCCTTTGTACGAACTGCTCCTACTGTTATACCTTCCGGCTGAAGCGTCAAGAGGGAATTGCGGAAATCAGGGTTCTTTCAGAATAAAATTTTACGAAACCACAGGCAAGCTGAGACGTTCTGTTCCGTTTGATCAATTAAGATGGAACGAATTTTGCTTACATATATTTCGGAGGTAATGCGTTAAAAAGGAAAGATTCTACTCGCTCAATATTTACCTGCTTGGAATGTTATGCTTTCTGGTGGGGTTGGTCTTGGATCGCAAGATTTTTTTTATGCGTGTGGAATACGCTTCTTGAAAAAATATTTCCTCTTTGTTATATTTCTAACTTTTTTTTATTACAAGATTGTAACTTTGTTTTCAATAAAAGAGGAAGGAAATGATTAACGGAGCGGATACTGCTTTTATTTTGGCGGCAGCAGGACTGGTGTTGTTGATGACCCCTGGGTTAGCCCTGTTTTACGGAGGAATGGTGCGCAGTAAGAATGTACTGGGGACCATTATGCAGAGCCTGATTATGATCTCGCTTATTTCGTTTGAGTGGGTATATATCGGCTATTCTATGTCCTTTGGCCCGGATGTTGCAGGGCTTACCGGAGATCTTTCCTGGTTCGCTCTCAACGGGGTGACCAATGCGCCCAGCCCGGATTATGCAACAACGATTCCGCAAACAGTGTTTATGATCTACCAATGCATGTTTGCGGTGATCACCCCGGCTTTGATCACCGGTGCCTTTGCCGAACGGGTGAAGTTTTTGCCTTTTGCGATCTTCAGTCTGCTCTGGGCTGTGTTGGTGTACAATCCGGTCTGTCATTGGATTTGGGGCGGTGGTTGGATGTCTACCCTTGCCACCCCGGTCCTGGATTTTGCCGGTGGTCTGGTGGTGCATGTCACCTGCGGTGCAGCTGCATTAGCCGCGATTATGGTTATCGGTCCCCGGCAGGGTTTCGGTCGGGAAAATTTTCTCCCGCATAACCTGCCTATGACCATGCTGGGGACCGGGCTGCTGTGGTTCGGGTGGTTTGGTTTTAACGGAGGGAGCGCCTTGGC from Candidatus Electrothrix communis encodes the following:
- a CDS encoding DegQ family serine endoprotease translates to MKQKHVIPRLSMMVVFALYFFLLAAQTGAANLENDIAMLDRSAKAFSSVVRKAGPAVVYIGVEKTNKSFDGRGQLDMFNDPFFEHFFGKKFDRFRQEPSPFKQHGAGSGFIISEDGLILTNNHVVDNADTIRVRLSDKREFTASVVGTDPQSDVALIKINGKKLPTLALGDSGKLEVGEWVIAIGSPFELSQTVTVGVVSAKGRSRMGISDYENFIQTDAAINPGNSGGPLLNIHGKVVGINTAIFSRNGGSMGIGFAIPINMAKSVEEQLRSSGKVTRGWLGLAIQDMNEDLAQSFGVNKADGILIAEVTKGSPAKKAGIQQGDILLSLNGDKVLDVTDLRNRIAMTTPGSKVTLQVFREGRKKEIRVIIAEQPADFSRATRMRLRKNNSSLLDNMGLTLQELTPELAKQFGYDEEQGILITQVAPDSPADSVGVQAGQLIEEVNRVRVHSVADLKKAVKKGKDPNQLLLRIRAGEYSKYVVLRLKK
- a CDS encoding ammonium transporter, encoding MINGADTAFILAAAGLVLLMTPGLALFYGGMVRSKNVLGTIMQSLIMISLISFEWVYIGYSMSFGPDVAGLTGDLSWFALNGVTNAPSPDYATTIPQTVFMIYQCMFAVITPALITGAFAERVKFLPFAIFSLLWAVLVYNPVCHWIWGGGWMSTLATPVLDFAGGLVVHVTCGAAALAAIMVIGPRQGFGRENFLPHNLPMTMLGTGLLWFGWFGFNGGSALAADGVAATAFVATHLAGMAGMATWTLMEWFKLGKPTTLGAASGAIAGLATITPAAGFVGPHSAIVIGLIAGVVCFFAVSMKSKLGYDDSLDVVGIHGVGGLVGSLLLGVFASKAVNPGGADGLLAGNTAQLVSQMMGVVVVGVYAFVVSWILIKILHATLGMRLTEENEVQGMDYSEHSETAYN
- a CDS encoding nucleotide pyrophosphohydrolase, which gives rise to MSSDPSFASSGDSSVDSPSGSSVDSLTELTAAVCKFTEQRDWDQFHSPKNLSMALIVEAAELVEHFQWLSRQESDTLNKEQHEAVSMEMADVLIYLVRMAERLDIDLLEAAQTKLEINNKKYPVEQVKGRSDKYTRYQTKQTEENP